One region of Limnospira fusiformis SAG 85.79 genomic DNA includes:
- a CDS encoding type III-B CRISPR module-associated Cmr3 family protein, with amino-acid sequence MDWYKIDPLDVLLFREAKPFSPGEGARAKGQFPPMPSVVFQALRTATPTAQPHPEFLGVFLLDGDNTLWLPTPKDLIGVKRRTKDDLPNERTESWRRLTRLVPCETLESWESVCYSQESLPPMVPPELNGEEYVSGSPKPWMKASALSAYLCGNSHFAADNFTDNPWDIQVLPHTHIEDGTRQVQDEEGFFTEVATRLKPGWSLVARVQLLGLPDEPFVVRLGGEGHRAIVSKLKATKNDTDGLDCLNLLWKQALPDVLEPGLFAYLLTPGLAETAEQVYGLYPQAWRDCLLGCVGDRQLWWGGVAKKNRRKVRTKNGLEELEEKSFALQPQYAFAPPGTVYLFNSKSIQLTRLQSTFRHLLPITQDKPWWETFRKLNYGKLLWGRR; translated from the coding sequence ATGGATTGGTATAAGATTGACCCCCTAGATGTTCTACTATTTCGGGAAGCCAAGCCCTTCAGTCCAGGGGAAGGCGCACGGGCTAAAGGACAGTTTCCGCCTATGCCCAGTGTAGTCTTTCAGGCTTTGCGAACGGCAACCCCTACCGCCCAACCCCATCCCGAATTTTTGGGGGTATTTTTATTAGATGGAGACAATACCCTTTGGTTGCCAACTCCCAAAGATTTGATCGGGGTGAAGCGGCGAACAAAAGATGATTTGCCCAACGAAAGAACAGAAAGTTGGCGGCGACTCACGCGGTTGGTGCCTTGTGAAACTCTGGAGTCGTGGGAGTCAGTCTGTTATTCCCAAGAGAGTTTACCGCCAATGGTTCCGCCTGAACTCAACGGTGAGGAATATGTTTCGGGTTCACCCAAACCCTGGATGAAAGCTTCTGCTTTATCTGCCTACTTGTGTGGAAATTCGCATTTTGCTGCTGATAATTTTACCGATAACCCCTGGGATATTCAGGTTCTCCCCCATACTCACATCGAAGACGGCACCCGACAGGTTCAGGATGAGGAGGGCTTTTTTACTGAAGTCGCAACACGCCTCAAACCGGGGTGGAGTTTGGTTGCGAGGGTGCAGTTGCTAGGGTTGCCGGATGAACCTTTTGTGGTACGCTTGGGTGGGGAAGGACATCGCGCTATTGTTTCCAAGCTGAAAGCTACTAAAAATGATACTGACGGGTTAGACTGCCTGAATTTACTGTGGAAGCAAGCATTACCGGATGTTCTCGAACCGGGACTGTTTGCCTACCTCCTCACCCCTGGACTTGCAGAAACGGCAGAACAGGTCTATGGTCTTTATCCCCAGGCTTGGCGGGACTGCTTATTGGGGTGTGTGGGCGATCGCCAATTGTGGTGGGGCGGAGTTGCCAAAAAAAATCGCCGCAAGGTTCGCACAAAAAACGGGTTAGAAGAATTAGAAGAAAAATCCTTTGCCTTGCAACCCCAATATGCTTTTGCTCCGCCTGGAACAGTGTATTTATTCAATTCTAAATCTATTCAATTGACCCGTTTACAATCAACTTTCCGTCATTTGCTCCCAATCACTCAAGATAAACCTTGGTGGGAAACCTTTCGCAAACTCAATTATGGAAAATTACTTTGGGGACGACGATGA
- the cmr4 gene encoding type III-B CRISPR module RAMP protein Cmr4, translated as MTYNYAYLYLLSPLHTGGTTQEGNLLGIARESHTNLPYLPSSSIRGRIRASEGDTTKRNRLFGTTLEESSTLEQGDIWIGDGSLLWLPVPSLSHGIVWISSPMLLRRWGRFQESLPEIPEAYSTNLDTDKPAYLKDAIIKPNHLRAWSDWEHFMPEHTQTQMIERVLILPDQHCSTLIQMSLWRQVKIKLDQHKSVDGGFRYEEAIPPDTLMYFPWGLTAKANGTAEQSESDFKQLIESHELLQIGGQESLGRGFVQQWLDS; from the coding sequence ATGACTTACAATTACGCTTACCTTTATTTACTGTCTCCCTTGCATACGGGCGGCACTACTCAAGAGGGAAACTTACTCGGAATTGCTCGTGAGTCTCATACCAATTTACCCTATCTTCCATCCAGTAGCATTCGGGGTCGGATACGCGCTAGTGAGGGAGACACAACCAAAAGAAATCGACTTTTTGGGACAACTTTGGAAGAATCTTCTACACTCGAACAGGGGGATATTTGGATCGGCGATGGTTCGCTTCTTTGGCTACCCGTCCCATCTCTGAGTCACGGTATTGTTTGGATTAGTTCTCCGATGTTATTGCGGCGTTGGGGACGTTTTCAGGAAAGTTTACCAGAGATTCCCGAAGCTTACAGCACCAATTTAGACACTGATAAACCTGCTTACTTAAAAGATGCCATTATCAAACCGAATCATTTGCGGGCTTGGAGTGATTGGGAGCATTTTATGCCCGAACATACACAAACTCAAATGATTGAAAGGGTTTTGATTTTGCCCGACCAACACTGTTCAACTTTGATTCAAATGAGTCTGTGGCGACAGGTTAAAATTAAACTCGATCAACATAAATCTGTTGATGGTGGTTTCCGCTATGAAGAAGCTATTCCTCCCGATACACTGATGTATTTCCCTTGGGGTTTGACGGCAAAAGCCAACGGAACAGCAGAACAGTCTGAATCCGATTTTAAACAGTTAATTGAGAGTCACGAACTCTTGCAAATTGGAGGTCAGGAAAGTTTAGGTCGTGGTTTTGTTCAACAGTGGTTAGATTCATAA
- a CDS encoding type III-B CRISPR-associated protein Cas10/Cmr2, whose amino-acid sequence MMPELRRQQDSDALLDPQHYILPDCPIHSYRATVSAIAGAVDFDERGIVTQYPYLLLFTFSPIQDFIKASRKFLDFWAGSYLLHYLSAQLCWFVAETYGVDAVITPSLWGQEIIDALLLKTYPIFRESFQELSPDGTDPLTRFNERLSTTLATAGFPNTITILVGSSETAQQLGETLCEKLRSEWSAIAQNIREGIPDHPIPELRQGIRDRTIAFLQNPQNHKRIEKILEEFSQSGGHDEQNRHDLENWKRKSCWEWRGLWNAQIDQTWQPYWTAVPLGDPNTSLMIEKNDDDQLSEDWIKKQEKVAQTRVINPPPTTAEKMLYTTLNNGTWWGSIQSRCGQAIQAIKNTRTWAIPISPGVRSTLSGQLSALHPQFRYSGNFREGYGLPIESMRLFWRLIAEVYPGLFDGSEMLNALELTKRMAWVYGGVGESLGIDFSNLENEKIDYSQLIRFPNLSSIASARFAYQDLQQDQNHGKLSQYWQKLQINIKQQFGKTSQEYQDFLAQTRGRPFHIPKTDICINRQNLPGRYYNGVMFSSKWLAEDMGLEKEQRPELRKIVDLTHSECGFGDSSPADWWVIVLGDGDGMGQYVSGKKLHSYQQYLTETHPEIFIDRDRYPDLDENQYEQKKRQFIKAFRDDKHSLLKTRKRMGPATHVGLNRALLDFSNRLVPFITEKRFCGRVVYSGGDDVMTVLPLEDLPDYLLSLRAAWCGGDDPYQPQAGDPDLKFQSQGGYWRPTSDTNDFQGLPDRSLFTMGFGATMSLGIVIVDKSVPLPVALEALWEAESDRAKELSGGLLMSIDLLRGLTEWRSLSLMRFVLSEIFRLSSVPNKNGLCFRVLYSSGNTLEALIKGELYAGWRDWITTEHHQALSSLLYRLAEELPRHADLTPSSYLIAQAARAIALRRDDKDLVQENIDKLLLWLRYWEDWARSVHVQWLIDREKNPDTPKPIGIDLKDLSNILRFSAFWLDKMQQRQQWHRQDQEA is encoded by the coding sequence ATGATGCCGGAACTAAGACGACAACAGGATTCGGACGCTCTACTCGACCCTCAACACTACATTTTACCCGACTGTCCGATTCATAGCTATCGTGCCACAGTCTCAGCGATCGCCGGAGCGGTAGACTTTGATGAACGGGGGATTGTCACTCAATACCCTTACTTGCTGCTGTTTACCTTTTCCCCGATTCAGGACTTTATCAAAGCTTCCCGCAAATTTCTAGACTTTTGGGCAGGGTCATACTTGCTACACTATCTAAGCGCTCAACTCTGTTGGTTCGTGGCTGAAACCTACGGTGTAGATGCGGTGATTACCCCCTCGCTTTGGGGACAAGAAATCATCGACGCACTCTTACTCAAAACCTATCCAATTTTTAGAGAAAGCTTTCAAGAACTCAGCCCCGATGGAACAGACCCCCTGACTCGTTTTAATGAGCGTTTGAGTACCACCCTAGCAACCGCAGGCTTTCCCAATACGATAACCATCTTAGTTGGAAGCTCCGAAACCGCACAACAACTCGGAGAAACTTTGTGTGAAAAATTGCGGTCTGAATGGAGTGCGATCGCCCAAAATATTAGAGAAGGAATCCCCGATCATCCCATACCCGAACTTAGACAAGGAATTCGCGATCGCACCATCGCATTTCTGCAAAACCCCCAAAATCATAAGCGGATTGAGAAGATCTTAGAAGAATTTTCCCAGTCGGGAGGTCACGACGAACAAAACCGACATGATCTCGAAAACTGGAAGCGGAAAAGCTGCTGGGAATGGCGGGGATTATGGAATGCTCAAATTGACCAAACTTGGCAACCCTACTGGACGGCTGTTCCGTTGGGTGATCCGAATACTTCTCTAATGATTGAGAAAAATGATGACGATCAATTGAGCGAAGACTGGATCAAAAAACAAGAAAAAGTGGCTCAAACTCGCGTGATCAATCCCCCTCCCACAACGGCGGAAAAAATGCTCTACACAACCCTCAATAATGGGACTTGGTGGGGGTCAATTCAATCTCGATGCGGTCAAGCCATTCAAGCCATTAAAAATACTAGAACTTGGGCAATTCCCATTTCTCCGGGTGTTCGTTCTACATTATCGGGACAACTGAGCGCCCTACATCCTCAATTTCGATATTCTGGAAACTTCCGGGAAGGATACGGTTTACCTATTGAATCAATGCGATTATTTTGGCGATTAATAGCAGAAGTTTATCCAGGATTATTTGACGGCTCGGAAATGCTGAACGCTCTAGAATTAACGAAGCGCATGGCTTGGGTTTATGGTGGTGTGGGTGAGTCTTTAGGAATTGATTTTAGCAATTTAGAAAATGAAAAAATAGACTATAGCCAATTAATTCGCTTTCCCAATCTCAGTTCTATTGCTTCAGCCCGATTTGCTTACCAAGATTTGCAACAAGATCAAAATCACGGTAAACTCAGTCAATATTGGCAGAAATTACAAATTAATATCAAACAACAATTTGGGAAAACCAGTCAAGAATATCAGGATTTTCTGGCTCAAACTCGGGGTCGTCCTTTCCACATCCCTAAAACCGATATTTGTATTAATCGCCAAAATTTACCGGGGCGATACTATAACGGCGTGATGTTTTCTAGCAAATGGCTTGCCGAAGATATGGGATTAGAAAAAGAACAGAGACCCGAGTTGCGAAAGATTGTAGACCTAACTCACTCCGAATGTGGCTTTGGCGACAGTAGCCCGGCGGATTGGTGGGTAATCGTCTTGGGGGATGGGGACGGTATGGGACAATATGTTTCCGGTAAAAAACTCCATTCTTACCAACAATATTTAACAGAAACTCACCCCGAAATCTTCATCGATCGCGATCGCTATCCCGACCTAGATGAAAACCAGTATGAGCAGAAAAAACGGCAGTTCATTAAAGCCTTTAGAGATGATAAACATTCCCTGCTGAAAACCCGTAAGCGCATGGGACCCGCCACTCATGTTGGTCTAAACCGCGCCCTGCTAGACTTCTCTAACCGTTTAGTTCCCTTTATTACCGAAAAGCGGTTTTGTGGTCGCGTGGTCTACAGTGGCGGAGATGATGTGATGACGGTACTCCCTTTAGAAGATTTACCCGATTATCTGCTCTCTCTGAGAGCCGCTTGGTGTGGGGGCGACGACCCCTATCAACCCCAAGCGGGCGATCCAGACTTGAAATTTCAATCCCAAGGCGGCTACTGGCGACCCACTTCGGATACAAATGATTTTCAAGGCTTACCAGACCGATCGCTGTTTACGATGGGATTCGGGGCAACGATGAGTCTGGGTATCGTGATCGTCGATAAAAGTGTTCCCCTCCCAGTCGCCCTGGAAGCCCTTTGGGAAGCAGAATCCGACCGGGCTAAAGAATTATCCGGTGGTCTACTGATGTCCATCGATCTGTTGCGGGGACTGACGGAATGGCGATCGCTATCTTTGATGCGATTTGTCCTGTCTGAAATTTTCCGTTTATCGAGTGTTCCCAACAAAAACGGCCTATGTTTTCGAGTTCTCTACAGTTCAGGAAACACCCTAGAAGCTCTGATCAAAGGAGAATTATACGCCGGTTGGCGAGATTGGATCACCACTGAACATCATCAAGCCTTGAGTTCTCTACTCTATCGCCTCGCCGAAGAACTCCCCCGCCATGCGGATTTGACCCCATCTTCTTACTTAATTGCTCAAGCCGCCAGAGCGATCGCCTTACGCCGAGACGACAAAGACTTGGTTCAAGAAAATATCGACAAACTGTTGCTCTGGCTCAGATATTGGGAAGATTGGGCGCGATCAGTCCATGTTCAATGGTTAATCGACCGGGAGAAAAACCCCGATACTCCCAAACCAATTGGAATTGACCTTAAGGACTTAAGTAATATTCTGCGTTTTTCGGCGTTTTGGCTCGATAAAATGCAGCAACGCCAACAATGGCACAGACAGGATCAGGAGGCTTAG
- a CDS encoding RAMP superfamily CRISPR-associated protein — MNNSYLVYLYLLSPLHTGGTSQEGNVVGIARETHTDLPYLPSSTIRGGWRASVGLKDYIGWQTLNEEKPEVCIT; from the coding sequence ATGAATAACAGCTATCTTGTTTATTTGTACCTTTTATCACCTTTGCATACTGGAGGAACTTCCCAGGAAGGAAATGTTGTCGGTATTGCTCGGGAAACTCATACAGATTTGCCCTATTTGCCTTCTAGTACCATACGCGGAGGGTGGCGAGCCAGTGTCGGGCTGAAAGATTATATTGGTTGGCAGACGTTAAACGAGGAAAAACCGGAAGTTTGTATTACTTGA